One window from the genome of Microbulbifer pacificus encodes:
- a CDS encoding ThuA domain-containing protein yields MRKSTLKRTVTLLALLAANPVSAAQFKALLFTKTAGWQHESIPAAVTAVTELSRLHDFEVVHTDDSEAFTPDNLKQFDVVVFLLTTGDVLNERQQDAFQAFIRSGNGYVGVHSAADTEYDWSWYRGLVGRNFLIHPAVQSAKVDVLEAGFPGAEYMPARFLWTEEYYTYGPQHSDALNYLLSVDETTYKAQAAWGDVKSDGMGEFHPVAWYQQYDGGRAFYTGLGHLPASYGNAMFLSHLYGGIYWAATGKGIE; encoded by the coding sequence ATGAGAAAGTCGACATTGAAGCGGACGGTAACCTTACTCGCGCTGCTGGCTGCCAATCCAGTATCCGCGGCTCAGTTCAAGGCGCTGCTGTTTACCAAAACGGCGGGCTGGCAACACGAGAGTATTCCGGCAGCGGTTACGGCGGTGACGGAACTTTCCCGTTTACACGATTTCGAGGTGGTGCACACGGACGATAGTGAGGCGTTTACGCCAGATAACCTGAAGCAATTCGATGTGGTGGTTTTTCTGTTGACCACCGGTGATGTGCTGAACGAAAGGCAACAGGACGCGTTTCAGGCGTTTATCCGCTCCGGCAACGGCTATGTAGGTGTGCATTCGGCGGCGGATACCGAGTACGACTGGTCCTGGTACCGGGGCCTGGTTGGGCGGAATTTTCTGATTCATCCGGCAGTGCAGTCCGCGAAAGTGGATGTGCTGGAGGCGGGCTTTCCGGGTGCAGAGTATATGCCCGCCCGTTTCCTGTGGACGGAGGAGTATTACACTTACGGGCCTCAACACAGCGACGCTCTGAATTACCTTTTGTCGGTGGATGAGACTACCTACAAGGCGCAGGCCGCATGGGGTGATGTGAAGTCCGACGGTATGGGGGAGTTCCATCCGGTTGCGTGGTACCAGCAATACGACGGAGGTCGGGCATTTTATACTGGCCTCGGCCATTTGCCCGCGTCTTACGGTAACGCTATGTTTCTGTCGCACCTGTATGGGGGGATTTACTGGGCCGCTACTGGGAAAGGCATCGAATAA
- a CDS encoding GMC oxidoreductase: MSNTEYDVIVVGSGMSGGYAAKEFCEKGYKTLVLDRGEMVKHRQYKTEGKAPWQMPFRGDVPEEFKAEQHIQKDMYIYNDYTRHHLINDRDHPYEQKKPFIWYRSATVGGKSLIWGRQSYRWSKLDFESNKLDGNGIDWPVRYEDIEPWYDRVEPFVGISGSYEGLDVLPDGKFLPALPLNVVERDMKKKIEETFPDRHFIPARVAHLTQPQKQHLELGRVQCQARSECPRGCSFGAYYSSNSAALPAAERTGNMTLVANAQVQEVLYDQDSGRASGVAYIDMRSGERKQVGARVVFMCASTLASVQILLNSKSETFPEGIGNRFDLLGRYIMDHCGGGGASGMVPGYLEDYYKGRRPGGVYIPRFRNIREKHGAFERGYGFQCGASRAGWHWAKNGKGIGKAFKEKVRQPGNWYFTMWGFGESLPRYENRVTLHPSKKDRWGMPILVTDVAYGANESAMVKDMSDTAAEMLQAAGLQNIRPFEGEAPPGGAIHEMGGACMGHSVETSYLNKWNQCHDVKNLFVTDGAAFSSVSCVNPSITFMAFTARAVDYADQQMQQRLL, from the coding sequence ATGAGCAACACCGAATATGACGTAATCGTCGTCGGGTCCGGTATGAGCGGCGGTTACGCGGCGAAAGAGTTTTGTGAAAAGGGCTACAAAACCCTGGTATTGGACCGGGGCGAGATGGTCAAACACCGGCAGTATAAAACCGAGGGCAAGGCGCCCTGGCAGATGCCATTTCGGGGGGATGTTCCTGAGGAGTTCAAGGCGGAGCAGCATATCCAGAAGGATATGTATATCTACAACGATTATACCCGCCATCATCTGATCAATGATCGTGATCATCCCTATGAGCAGAAGAAGCCGTTTATCTGGTACCGCAGTGCGACGGTTGGTGGCAAGTCGCTGATCTGGGGGCGCCAGAGTTATCGCTGGAGCAAGTTGGATTTTGAATCCAATAAGCTGGACGGCAATGGGATCGACTGGCCGGTGCGCTACGAGGATATCGAACCCTGGTACGACCGGGTGGAGCCGTTCGTGGGAATCTCCGGAAGCTATGAAGGACTTGATGTTCTGCCGGACGGCAAGTTTCTGCCTGCATTGCCGCTCAATGTGGTGGAGCGGGATATGAAAAAGAAGATCGAAGAAACCTTTCCCGACCGTCATTTTATCCCCGCGCGGGTCGCGCATCTCACGCAGCCTCAGAAGCAGCACCTGGAACTGGGGCGGGTGCAATGCCAGGCCCGTAGTGAGTGCCCTCGCGGTTGTTCATTTGGTGCCTACTACTCGTCCAATTCTGCGGCACTGCCGGCCGCCGAGCGCACCGGGAATATGACGCTGGTGGCGAATGCCCAGGTTCAGGAGGTGCTCTACGATCAGGATTCCGGGCGCGCCAGTGGGGTTGCTTATATAGATATGCGCAGTGGCGAGCGCAAGCAGGTGGGCGCGCGCGTGGTGTTTATGTGTGCTTCCACCCTGGCCTCTGTGCAGATACTGCTGAATTCCAAATCTGAAACTTTCCCGGAGGGAATTGGTAACCGCTTTGATCTGCTGGGTCGCTATATTATGGATCACTGTGGCGGCGGCGGGGCCTCAGGCATGGTGCCCGGCTATCTCGAAGACTATTACAAGGGCCGGCGTCCCGGTGGTGTGTACATTCCTCGGTTCCGCAATATTCGCGAAAAGCACGGTGCCTTTGAGCGCGGGTACGGATTCCAGTGCGGGGCCAGCCGCGCTGGCTGGCACTGGGCCAAGAACGGGAAAGGCATTGGCAAGGCATTCAAGGAGAAGGTGCGTCAACCGGGCAACTGGTATTTCACCATGTGGGGTTTTGGTGAGAGCCTGCCGAGGTACGAAAATCGGGTTACCCTCCACCCCAGTAAGAAAGATCGTTGGGGCATGCCGATTCTGGTGACGGATGTTGCCTATGGAGCAAACGAGAGCGCCATGGTGAAAGATATGAGTGACACCGCCGCTGAAATGCTTCAAGCGGCTGGTTTACAGAATATTCGCCCGTTTGAGGGTGAGGCACCTCCCGGTGGCGCCATTCACGAAATGGGCGGCGCCTGTATGGGGCATTCGGTGGAAACGTCATATCTGAATAAGTGGAACCAGTGTCACGATGTGAAGAATCTATTTGTTACCGATGGTGCAGCCTTCTCGTCTGTATCCTGCGTGAACCCTTCGATCACGTTTATGGCGTTCACCGCGCGGGCGGTGGATTATGCGGATCAGCAGATGCAACAGCGTTTACTCTGA
- a CDS encoding gluconate 2-dehydrogenase subunit 3 family protein, which produces MKRRHFLINISAVLGYGALVNDVAALDAALAISGKPSGFLGPDELEFVSQVSDIIIPQSDTPSASQAGVPEYIDFYLSEYLESKARSLFVDGLRGLCAQSINEFLALSDERKTEKIKSLDDRLGTSEENTAYKQLKELTVIGYYTSQVGATQALRYDPVPGPYKEIKLAEVGRAWL; this is translated from the coding sequence ATGAAGAGAAGACACTTTCTGATCAATATCTCGGCTGTGCTTGGGTATGGCGCGCTCGTCAATGATGTTGCAGCTTTGGATGCTGCGCTCGCCATTTCCGGGAAACCTTCCGGCTTTCTAGGTCCAGATGAACTGGAGTTCGTTTCTCAGGTCTCGGATATTATTATTCCTCAGTCAGATACACCCTCGGCCAGTCAGGCAGGGGTGCCGGAGTATATCGATTTTTACCTGAGCGAATATCTGGAATCCAAGGCAAGAAGTTTATTTGTCGACGGATTGAGGGGCTTGTGCGCTCAATCAATAAATGAGTTTCTGGCATTATCCGATGAACGTAAAACAGAAAAAATTAAGTCTCTGGATGACCGGCTTGGCACTTCCGAAGAGAACACTGCCTACAAGCAACTCAAAGAACTTACCGTAATCGGCTATTACACCTCCCAAGTCGGCGCCACCCAGGCACTGCGTTACGACCCGGTTCCAGGCCCCTATAAAGAAATCAAGCTGGCAGAAGTAGGGCGCGCCTGGCTGTAA
- a CDS encoding TonB-dependent receptor, protein MSTSTVRNRFRMSALSVAVLSVCSGQAFAQEDAAEEQSQYEALEEVQVTGIRASIEKSIDDKRYGGNIKDTINAEDIGKTTDQNIAEALSRVTGVSMQTADGEGTTITVRGANAQQNNISLNGVQLGATDFSQAVDLSAYSADILSKIEVVKTPSADHDEGSLGANINLVSAKPLEVGEGLNINAQGRYNDLADDQGHKISQTYTGKFFDDTLGVLVTAFDEADSGRKDQYRAETFTSYTSRIARDQNGNIVNDVTGIVPSFSNLELAQNQRDRQGVNVALQWQATDATEINTNLSWNKQDIEATTHSIRTRIGDFANKVEGVSTPGMGLDPAEYSDPQENWHVYDTETRTFTKMLNRAALGDISQSENKFSNVNKIASFDITHEIGDSIVVTGGVGYSSAEQIPDQSLYVNLQNYANINAWVMQHATPEELEPVGFDCTSGVCELIGGTGQVDQGITQYPDTGAVWDNFSTTGFNPDDLGSQHLSYLARTVRAVEDTQKSAYFDVDWDVDFAGVHQLEFGAKFSNREKFVDNQAGAFFSVGEGVVIVDPETGQRIATINGLQDISGSLIQSGEFPANDFMESLGFGRNNITDGWTTISAQKAFEVAQGNADAHFVPDDTETRFAELDNQAFYIKADFSFLDEKLSGDVGLRYVQTDVFTNGYSGVNFQSDPFNLGRTFDPIKLAELRDSSLPTCADPVWYGANWDEEVRWGRVDGQGYDTKGTATKEDDTPLPDQGACYDPRAERFYPGAYEGDPETGAPASNWWLWRHSDLSTEQYYVYGERRYDENGQLLPTDDLSRRAFAVDDEHTYDVLLPSLNLNYVINDEMVGRLALSKTMSRPQIDSLRPGFKVTESVWGGFDRPGNIVTLTNTKLDPLESNNLDLSFEWYFAENSMFATGLFYKDMTNFEESQTVVTYLDDLRDLGLDENGEPYDAASLIKTADDLEGCMPRRILNFPELAEDWVYSDDLSQLCAQFQTTQIKNGKGAEILGAEFQYTQTYDMLPGVFSGLGTMFNYTYQDSAYDQEVSSLDPNVTLPELQVAYTPEHSYNATVFWEQNGHQLRLAYQGTSDQLAQRSWNNGALWQEGRNTLDFSATYALNDNFDIYFQATNLTDSEVRTYFTSRFMDLGDVNGAGETVLYDEGNPLDGDATTARTVTEYKTGRAFRLGVQARF, encoded by the coding sequence ATGTCTACGTCCACTGTACGTAATCGCTTCCGTATGTCTGCACTGTCAGTTGCCGTATTGTCCGTTTGTAGCGGCCAGGCATTTGCGCAGGAAGATGCAGCCGAAGAACAAAGCCAATACGAGGCGCTTGAAGAAGTTCAGGTGACTGGTATTCGTGCCAGTATTGAAAAATCCATTGATGACAAGCGCTACGGCGGCAACATCAAGGACACCATCAACGCCGAAGACATCGGTAAAACCACCGACCAGAACATTGCAGAAGCCCTGTCCCGCGTGACCGGTGTTTCCATGCAGACCGCTGACGGTGAAGGCACCACCATCACCGTGCGCGGCGCGAATGCGCAGCAGAACAATATCAGTTTGAATGGTGTGCAGCTGGGCGCGACTGATTTCAGTCAGGCGGTGGATCTGTCTGCATATTCCGCAGATATCCTCTCCAAAATCGAAGTTGTGAAAACTCCCAGTGCGGACCACGACGAAGGTTCCCTGGGTGCGAATATCAACCTGGTGTCTGCCAAACCGTTGGAAGTCGGTGAGGGGCTGAATATCAATGCACAGGGGCGATATAATGATCTCGCAGATGATCAAGGCCATAAGATTTCCCAGACTTACACCGGAAAATTTTTCGATGACACCTTGGGTGTACTGGTAACTGCATTTGATGAAGCCGACTCTGGACGGAAAGATCAGTACCGCGCGGAAACTTTCACTTCGTACACCTCGCGAATTGCACGCGATCAGAACGGCAATATTGTTAATGATGTAACGGGTATTGTACCGTCCTTCTCCAATTTAGAATTGGCACAGAACCAGCGCGATCGCCAAGGTGTGAACGTTGCATTGCAGTGGCAGGCCACTGATGCCACAGAGATCAACACCAATCTGAGCTGGAACAAGCAGGATATTGAGGCCACTACGCACAGTATCCGTACACGTATTGGCGACTTTGCTAACAAGGTCGAGGGAGTCTCCACCCCTGGAATGGGCCTGGATCCTGCAGAGTATAGTGACCCTCAGGAAAATTGGCACGTTTACGATACCGAGACCCGAACCTTTACCAAAATGCTCAACCGTGCAGCATTGGGCGATATCTCTCAATCCGAAAACAAGTTTTCCAACGTAAATAAAATCGCCTCATTTGATATTACTCACGAAATCGGTGATTCCATTGTGGTTACCGGTGGTGTGGGTTACTCCAGCGCTGAGCAAATTCCAGACCAGTCTCTGTACGTCAACCTGCAGAACTACGCAAATATCAATGCCTGGGTGATGCAGCATGCTACTCCTGAGGAGCTTGAGCCGGTTGGATTTGACTGTACTTCAGGTGTGTGTGAATTGATCGGTGGTACCGGCCAAGTGGATCAGGGAATAACCCAGTACCCTGACACTGGTGCAGTTTGGGATAACTTTTCGACAACCGGCTTTAACCCTGATGACCTCGGGTCTCAACATCTTTCTTATCTCGCCCGTACGGTTCGCGCGGTAGAAGATACCCAGAAATCCGCCTATTTTGATGTTGACTGGGATGTTGACTTTGCTGGTGTTCACCAGTTGGAGTTTGGTGCCAAGTTCTCTAATCGTGAAAAATTTGTTGATAACCAGGCCGGTGCTTTCTTCTCAGTAGGAGAAGGTGTTGTTATTGTGGACCCTGAAACAGGGCAACGCATTGCTACTATTAACGGGCTCCAGGATATTTCCGGTTCTTTAATCCAGTCTGGCGAATTCCCAGCTAATGACTTTATGGAGTCCCTTGGTTTTGGTCGCAACAATATAACTGACGGTTGGACCACAATTTCGGCACAAAAAGCTTTTGAAGTTGCGCAGGGTAATGCTGATGCCCATTTTGTTCCGGACGATACTGAAACGCGCTTTGCGGAGCTTGATAACCAGGCGTTCTACATTAAAGCAGATTTTTCCTTCCTGGATGAAAAGCTGAGTGGTGATGTTGGTTTGCGCTATGTGCAGACTGACGTATTTACAAATGGCTATTCCGGCGTGAACTTCCAGAGTGACCCATTTAATCTTGGTCGAACCTTTGACCCGATAAAGCTCGCAGAACTCAGAGATTCATCACTCCCGACGTGTGCAGATCCTGTCTGGTATGGTGCCAACTGGGATGAAGAAGTTCGCTGGGGACGTGTCGATGGCCAGGGATATGACACCAAAGGTACTGCGACTAAGGAAGATGATACCCCGCTACCAGATCAAGGTGCTTGCTACGATCCGCGTGCGGAAAGATTTTATCCCGGAGCGTATGAAGGTGATCCTGAAACTGGGGCTCCGGCGAGCAACTGGTGGTTATGGCGTCACTCTGACCTCTCTACTGAACAGTATTACGTATACGGTGAGCGACGTTACGATGAAAATGGCCAGCTGCTCCCGACCGATGATCTGAGTAGACGAGCATTCGCGGTGGATGATGAGCATACCTATGACGTATTGCTCCCCAGTCTGAACCTGAATTACGTCATCAACGATGAAATGGTAGGTCGACTGGCGCTGTCCAAGACTATGTCACGTCCACAGATCGACTCCTTACGTCCCGGCTTCAAGGTTACCGAAAGCGTATGGGGTGGTTTTGATCGCCCAGGGAATATTGTAACTCTGACCAACACCAAATTGGATCCGTTGGAGTCTAATAACCTGGATCTGTCGTTTGAGTGGTACTTTGCGGAAAATTCGATGTTTGCCACTGGTCTTTTCTATAAAGACATGACGAACTTCGAAGAATCTCAAACCGTTGTGACTTATCTCGATGACTTGCGTGATCTGGGGCTGGATGAGAATGGTGAGCCCTACGACGCAGCGAGCCTGATCAAGACAGCGGATGATTTGGAAGGCTGTATGCCCCGTCGGATCCTGAATTTCCCTGAGCTTGCGGAAGACTGGGTTTATTCAGATGATTTGAGCCAGCTCTGTGCCCAGTTCCAGACTACACAGATAAAGAATGGTAAAGGTGCGGAAATTCTCGGCGCTGAATTCCAGTACACCCAGACTTACGACATGCTTCCGGGCGTATTTTCCGGTCTCGGTACCATGTTTAACTACACCTATCAGGATAGTGCCTACGATCAGGAAGTTTCTTCTCTTGATCCGAATGTAACGTTACCTGAACTGCAAGTAGCCTATACGCCTGAGCATAGTTATAACGCAACGGTATTCTGGGAGCAGAACGGGCATCAACTGCGCTTAGCGTATCAAGGTACTTCTGATCAGCTTGCACAGCGTAGTTGGAACAATGGTGCCCTATGGCAGGAAGGTCGCAATACTCTAGATTTCTCTGCCACTTATGCGCTGAACGATAACTTTGATATCTACTTCCAGGCCACAAACCTGACAGATAGTGAAGTTCGTACTTACTTCACCAGCCGTTTTATGGATCTGGGTGATGTAAATGGTGCAGGCGAAACGGTCTTGTACGATGAAGGCAATCCGCTCGATGGCGACGCGACTACAGCGCGTACCGTGACCGAGTACAAGACTGGCCGTGCGTTCCGTCTTGGTGTCCAGGCGCGCTTCTAA
- a CDS encoding sugar kinase, with amino-acid sequence MTDLVILGESMVEFSQREPGVFQQSYAGDVHSVAVYFKRLTSPGDRVRLMTAVGHDAASHGLANALEQESIDTSLLFRHPTRQLGLYMVNTDNRGERSFSYWRSDSAAREVMPLFREATQVAGDGGYLPCGIAPRPDLFFFSGISLAVLTPNTRPAFWEFLEQLHGAGTRIVFDPNYRPKLWSSVKETRAEYARAFEYAHLALPGIEDLSALYGVKSFDGACDFLNGFDIEELVIKDGPNGVCYRGPTEHFVEPVTPVTQVVDTTAAGDSFNGSYLAYRSLGLSPRDAIALAAKVSALVIQHKGALVDAEVFHHSITTPSPCK; translated from the coding sequence ATGACAGATCTGGTAATTCTGGGAGAGAGCATGGTGGAGTTCAGCCAGCGGGAGCCCGGGGTATTCCAGCAATCCTACGCTGGAGACGTGCACAGCGTGGCAGTCTATTTCAAGAGACTGACCAGTCCCGGTGACCGGGTGCGCCTCATGACCGCGGTGGGGCACGATGCGGCCAGCCATGGGCTGGCGAATGCCCTGGAGCAGGAATCCATTGATACTTCACTGCTTTTCCGCCACCCCACCCGCCAGTTGGGGCTGTATATGGTCAATACCGATAACCGGGGTGAGCGCAGCTTCAGCTACTGGCGATCGGACTCTGCAGCCCGGGAGGTGATGCCACTGTTCCGCGAGGCCACCCAGGTGGCTGGGGATGGCGGTTACCTGCCCTGCGGTATTGCCCCGCGCCCAGACCTGTTTTTCTTCAGTGGTATCTCTCTGGCCGTATTGACCCCAAATACCCGCCCCGCGTTCTGGGAATTTCTGGAGCAGCTGCACGGCGCCGGCACCCGCATTGTGTTTGACCCGAACTACCGCCCCAAGCTGTGGAGTTCTGTAAAAGAGACCAGAGCGGAGTACGCGCGCGCCTTTGAGTACGCGCACCTGGCATTACCCGGTATTGAGGATCTGTCGGCCCTGTATGGAGTGAAGAGCTTTGACGGCGCCTGCGATTTCCTGAATGGCTTTGATATCGAAGAGCTGGTGATCAAGGACGGCCCCAATGGAGTCTGCTACCGCGGGCCGACGGAACATTTTGTGGAGCCGGTTACGCCGGTTACCCAAGTAGTAGATACCACCGCAGCCGGGGATTCATTTAATGGCTCCTATCTCGCCTACCGCAGCCTGGGCTTGAGCCCGCGCGACGCCATTGCGCTTGCGGCCAAAGTGTCTGCGCTGGTGATTCAACACAAAGGGGCGCTGGTGGATGCCGAGGTTTTCCACCATTCAATAACAACTCCTTCACCCTGCAAATAA
- a CDS encoding alkaline phosphatase D family protein: MKRRSFLKLGSGAALAPAISPSLAVAMAAARPKLVETTPLGSLPRGTQHWLGGHFWGNRLQDWQCHNGRLECLQGDKTFEVRTAALLTRELINTHKPGRIRARVGLLTPDAKGFCGFLLGVGAGELDYRGAALAQRAGGTNGGFMAVLDESGNLGFRDFSDQDNSMGFTRLEREGSVSIAEVGQREILLDCHIDPVADGRFDVRLVASDAQSGEEFGFAVHTEVPAKQLTGGILLVSSPPTNAAGARWWFADIETGGEKIAEHPQRQLGQVMGCMHSLNCSNDQAVMKLSAQFMPIDLTATSSAILEYRTVGTKQWQLGAERPIEDGYVAAFRIAGWDASEDHEYRVRFANDEAALYSGTIARDPGQSRPLKIALYSCIIPTAKSLDETEFKKHIPEERSLGRYTKDSIFFPHKTLVSHCDSHLPDLYVFAGDQYYETFPTRYGRDTPQAKLDTLYRWYLWYWTFRESVRNRPSIVLVDDHDVLQGNLWGNKGDATGGPREEDGGFKHDIELVKMVYRIQSSHTPDAYDPTPIRHGIPVTYTHFVYGGTSFAMVEDRKFKSAPDYEANRLTVTGELLGQRQEQFLQDWAQMDPGLPKICLTASIWGSPKTDEEGKGLIDYDANCYPPDGRTRAVKLVENAKALVLAGDQHLGLVARQYSGAFPVGDENAGALFFSGPASAAFWQRWFEGFGKLEGRYGDDPNTGNFTDPFGNNMRVLAAANPKITHAEFSDDNTTWGKFVSDRNLKSEGYGIAVVDHSEGQYRLECWPWDADPAQDRQFAGWPQVHPIESLSRREASG; the protein is encoded by the coding sequence ATGAAAAGAAGAAGCTTTCTGAAGCTCGGCTCCGGTGCCGCTCTGGCACCGGCCATTTCCCCTTCCCTTGCGGTTGCCATGGCAGCGGCGCGACCGAAGCTGGTCGAAACCACGCCACTGGGCAGCTTGCCACGTGGTACTCAACACTGGCTCGGCGGCCACTTCTGGGGCAACCGCCTGCAGGACTGGCAGTGCCACAACGGGCGTCTGGAGTGCCTGCAAGGGGACAAAACCTTTGAGGTACGCACCGCTGCCCTGCTGACGCGCGAGTTGATAAACACCCACAAACCCGGCCGTATCCGCGCCCGCGTCGGCCTGCTGACACCGGACGCCAAAGGGTTTTGCGGATTTCTACTGGGCGTCGGCGCCGGCGAGCTGGATTACCGGGGCGCAGCGCTAGCACAGCGCGCTGGCGGCACCAACGGCGGCTTTATGGCAGTGCTGGATGAAAGCGGCAATCTCGGCTTCCGGGATTTTTCCGACCAGGACAACAGCATGGGCTTTACCCGGTTGGAGCGGGAAGGCAGCGTGAGCATCGCGGAAGTCGGCCAGCGGGAGATTCTGCTGGACTGCCATATCGACCCGGTGGCTGATGGCCGGTTTGATGTGCGGCTGGTAGCGAGCGATGCACAGAGTGGCGAGGAGTTCGGATTTGCGGTACACACCGAGGTTCCGGCAAAGCAACTGACCGGCGGCATTCTGCTGGTTTCCTCCCCGCCCACGAATGCTGCCGGTGCACGCTGGTGGTTTGCGGATATCGAAACCGGTGGGGAGAAAATTGCCGAGCACCCACAGCGCCAGCTCGGGCAGGTGATGGGTTGTATGCACAGCCTGAACTGCAGTAATGATCAGGCGGTGATGAAGCTTTCCGCCCAGTTTATGCCGATTGATCTGACGGCGACTTCGAGCGCTATCCTGGAGTATCGAACGGTTGGCACGAAACAGTGGCAATTGGGCGCCGAGCGACCCATCGAGGACGGCTATGTTGCTGCCTTCCGTATCGCCGGTTGGGATGCGAGCGAAGACCACGAATATCGCGTGCGATTTGCCAATGACGAAGCGGCGCTTTATTCCGGCACCATCGCCCGCGATCCTGGCCAGTCCCGCCCGCTTAAAATCGCGCTCTATTCCTGCATCATTCCCACGGCTAAAAGCCTGGATGAAACGGAGTTCAAAAAGCATATTCCGGAAGAACGTAGTCTCGGGCGCTACACCAAGGACAGTATTTTCTTCCCGCACAAAACCCTGGTTTCCCACTGCGACAGTCATCTACCGGACCTGTACGTGTTTGCCGGGGACCAGTACTACGAGACTTTCCCCACCCGCTACGGCCGCGATACTCCCCAGGCGAAGCTGGATACCCTGTACCGCTGGTACCTGTGGTACTGGACCTTCCGCGAATCCGTGCGCAACCGCCCTTCCATTGTGCTGGTAGATGACCACGATGTTCTGCAGGGCAACCTGTGGGGTAACAAGGGCGACGCCACCGGTGGTCCTCGTGAGGAAGACGGTGGCTTCAAGCACGATATCGAGCTGGTAAAAATGGTGTACCGCATTCAGAGCAGTCACACGCCGGACGCCTATGACCCGACACCCATTCGCCACGGGATTCCTGTGACCTATACACACTTTGTTTACGGTGGCACCAGTTTCGCGATGGTGGAGGACCGCAAGTTCAAATCCGCTCCGGACTATGAGGCGAATCGATTGACGGTTACCGGCGAGTTGCTGGGGCAACGGCAGGAGCAGTTCCTGCAGGACTGGGCGCAGATGGACCCAGGCCTGCCGAAAATCTGCCTGACGGCCTCTATCTGGGGTTCACCGAAGACGGATGAGGAAGGCAAGGGGCTGATTGATTACGATGCTAACTGCTATCCCCCCGATGGGCGTACCCGTGCGGTGAAGCTGGTGGAAAATGCGAAGGCGCTGGTGCTTGCGGGGGATCAACATCTGGGGTTGGTAGCGCGGCAGTACAGTGGCGCATTCCCTGTGGGTGATGAGAACGCGGGAGCATTGTTCTTCTCAGGGCCTGCTTCGGCGGCGTTCTGGCAGCGCTGGTTTGAGGGTTTTGGCAAGCTGGAAGGCCGTTACGGTGACGATCCCAATACGGGGAATTTTACCGATCCGTTTGGAAATAATATGCGCGTACTGGCGGCGGCGAATCCGAAGATTACCCACGCGGAGTTCAGCGATGACAATACGACCTGGGGTAAGTTTGTTTCCGATCGCAATCTGAAAAGTGAGGGATACGGGATTGCGGTAGTGGATCATTCGGAAGGGCAATATCGGCTGGAGTGCTGGCCGTGGGATGCCGATCCAGCACAGGACCGACAGTTCGCCGGATGGCCGCAGGTGCATCCGATTGAGTCTTTAAGTCGCCGCGAGGCATCTGGTTAA
- a CDS encoding SapC family protein, translating into MSAQANPQNSNVVALNNESHRNLTVVTKRGAEYGEATHLVPVVANELRNLVLEYPVCITKDPSNGQFSLCALLGFEPGENLYLNGESWDAQYIPMHIRRQPFMVGYKNPQAGAGEDKGAVITLDLSSKRIHENGGEGERLFDEQGNNTPFMQQVSDLMGQLMAGMESTTAFLKTLADNDLIEPAHINVQFASGEQKRYEGLYTVNEEKLQKLEADKLVHFHQHGYLQAAYWLGASLGQVRKLIAVKNTKKK; encoded by the coding sequence ATGAGCGCCCAAGCAAACCCACAAAATAGCAACGTGGTTGCCCTCAACAACGAAAGCCACCGCAACCTCACCGTCGTTACCAAGCGCGGCGCCGAATACGGCGAAGCCACCCACCTGGTGCCCGTAGTGGCCAACGAGCTGCGCAACCTAGTGCTCGAATACCCGGTCTGCATCACCAAAGACCCCAGCAACGGCCAGTTCTCCCTGTGCGCATTGCTGGGTTTCGAACCGGGAGAAAACCTCTACCTGAACGGTGAAAGCTGGGATGCCCAATACATTCCCATGCACATCCGCCGCCAGCCTTTTATGGTCGGCTACAAAAATCCACAGGCCGGCGCCGGCGAGGACAAAGGCGCGGTCATTACCCTGGACCTGAGCAGTAAACGGATTCATGAAAACGGAGGGGAGGGCGAGCGCCTGTTCGACGAGCAAGGCAACAATACCCCATTCATGCAGCAGGTCAGCGACCTGATGGGGCAATTGATGGCGGGTATGGAATCCACCACAGCATTCCTCAAAACTCTGGCCGACAACGACCTGATCGAACCCGCCCATATCAACGTACAGTTCGCCAGTGGCGAACAGAAGCGTTACGAAGGCCTCTATACGGTCAATGAAGAAAAACTGCAGAAGCTCGAAGCGGACAAGCTCGTACACTTCCATCAACATGGGTATTTGCAGGCGGCTTACTGGTTGGGGGCCTCTTTGGGGCAGGTGCGGAAGTTGATAGCGGTAAAAAATACGAAAAAAAAATAG